A window of Ktedonobacterales bacterium genomic DNA:
TCAGTTCGCGCTCGATACGGAAGCCCAGGCTTTGATAGAGCTGAAACGCCGGTGTATTTTGGGTAAAGACCTCCAGCCACATCTCCCTCAGTTTGCGCAGGCTCGCCTCTTCGATCAACCGCTCCATCAGGATACGACCATAGCCGCCGCCGCGATAATCAGCAGCGACGCCCAACGCGCAGCACCAACTGCGCGCACCGCGCGCACTCAGCAGCGCCAACCCGGCAGGGCCATCGCCGTCCTGCAACACAAACGAGGCTTCCAGCACCACATCCTGAAAGACCACACGCTCGGCCATTGCTTCAGGCGTCATCGCGTGCGGCACATAATACTGCTCGAACCCGCGAGTAAAAGCTGTCGCCAGCTTATCCGTCGTATACTCACTGGCCCGAAGAATTTGAGTAGCTGGCATGATTCAGACGCACCTCTGCTAATTTTAATAGCCTCTTTGCCGTATCCTCAAAGCGGATCGTCAGAAAGCGTGTATCTCGCCACGCCAGCCCTGGCACAGGGTACCAGCGAGCGCCGAAAAGATCAATGGATGTTTCACCCCACTTGGGAACCCGGTTTCCCGCCCACTAAAGCTATGATAACTAAAGAGATGCAACCGCGCAAGGGGCAGAGTGGCAGGCGGCAGGTAGAAAGACCAGAGCAAGCAGGAAATATCCTCGATTCCAGGCACATTGGCTGCTTACGCCTGCTCACCAGCGTGGGCGCTCGTCCAGCGCCCGCATAGTTCGTGCTGTTTCAGGTCGCTATTGCCCCTCCCTTCTTGACAAGATAGAACTTTCGTTCTATATCAAAAGGGGATGGCTGGAAAAATGCGTAACGAGAACAGGGGGTGTCAAGGATGCGGGTACTAGCCAAAAAGTCGTAGGTATGGGTTCACTCTCAGTACAAAACAGACAAGCAAGAAGGCTAATGGTATACTTATAGAAAAACTCAGCAGTACAAAAAGCCGACACGACAACGTGCCGTAACTTGTTGTACAATGGAGGGAGTATGATGACCTTACACACTCTTAGCGATGAACTGAATCTGTTGGCCGATGCCGCGCCTTCAGAAAATCTTCTGCGGGTCGGGCAAAACGCCGACGATCAGCCCGAAGAACCTGACGAACCGGACGACGGCGTTGAGGCGCTGATCGTCCATTTGGACCGTACCACGGCTGAACATGTATTTCTCCAGGCGCAGCGGCAGATTCAGCGCGAAGCTGCCAGGGTGCTTGTGGATGAACATCCCTGAACAGCGGAAGCCAGAGCGCCCGTTTCCAGGTCGGTTCACAGGACAAGGGGCCTGTCGAGAATGGAAGTAGTCAAAGTCTCGCCGCGCGGCTATTGTTATGGCGTCGTAGACGCCATGCAGATTGCGCGCAACGCTGCAAAAGACGCCAGCTTACCCCGGCCACTCTACATCATTGGCCTGATCGTCCATAACCGTTTTGCCGTTGATGAACTGACCCGGCTCGGCATCGTCAGCCTGGATGGCCCCGACCGCGCCGCCATTCTGGAGCAGGTCCAAACCGGAACCGTCATCTTTACCGCGCATGGCGTCTCCCCCGAAGTGCAAGAACGAGCGAGCGCGCGCGGGCTGCATTGTATTGACGCCACCTGCCCGGATGTCGCCAAAACCCACGAGCTTGTCAAGCGGCTGGTCGCCGAAGGTTATCGTATCATCTACATCGGCAAAAAAGGCCATCCCGAACCGGAGGGCGTCATCGGCGAAGCGCCAGACGCCGTTCATCTGGTTGAAACCGAGGAAGATCTGGCCGCCCTCCAATTGAGCGAAGAACAAACGCGCAAACTGGCCCTTTCAACCCAGACCACCCTGAGCCAGTGGGATACCCAACGACTCATCGAAGCTGTGCGCGCACGCTGGCCCCATGTCGTCGTCCACAACGACATCTGCATGGCAACCCAGCAGCGCCAGGAAGCGGTAGCCGCACAGGCCAAAGGAGCAGACCTGACCATTGTGGTCGGCGACCCGCGCAGCAACAACACCAATCGGCTCGTGCAGGTCTCAGAAGACATCGCAGGCACACCAGCAGTGCGCATCGAGCGGCTGGAAGACCTGCGACCAGAATGGCTCGTCGGCAAAAAACGGATCGCCATCACGGCTGGCGCTTCCACACCCAGCCAGATTACCCGCGAGGTGATCCGCTACGTTGAGCAGTTCGGCGAACAGGAGAAGGGGACGCACTATGCAAAGCCTGGGGGGAATCCTGGCAAGTCGTGATGTCGAAGAGCTACGCGCTATCGCGGCGCTCTGGGGGCTGACGCCTCCCAGAGATGTTGGCATGGGGTCCGTGAACCGCCTGGAAAGCGGCATCCGCGACACCATCAGCGCCCGCTTTGTCTGGGAACACCTGGATGAAACGGAGCGCACTGTGCTCTATGCCATCCTTGGCCCCTCGGCGCGCAACTGGCGGCCCCTCGATCAACTCCCAGAGCAAACCGGCCTGGAGGCGCCGCAGGCGCGCGCCACGCTCGATAAGCTCAAGCGCCGCCGCCTGGCGCTGGAGGAGCTTGCCAAAGTCCAGGGCGCCGAACTCTACGGCCAGCGCGCCGTCTATTTCGGCTACACCTTCAACCGCCCGGCCAACCAGCCTATCGAGAGTAAGCAGATCGTCTATATCCCCACCGAAATCGCCACCGTCCTCTACACCACGGGCCGCGAGATCTTCTCCCCGCAGGGAGGCCGCGCGCAGAAAACCCTCGACGAAATCCTGATGCCCTATCGCCAAGGCGACCTCGACCAGATTGGCCGTCGCTATGGCCTGGTTGTTCAATCCTATTCTTCGCGCAACGACGTGCGCCAGGCGATGGCCGCCAATCTCTGCCAGGCCGACGCTGTGCGCTATGCCCTGGCGCGGCTGGAGCCGGGGCTGCGCAGCCTCTACGAAAAATTGATCGCGCACGACGGCTGCCTGTATATGCGTGATGTCCGGCGTCTGACCGGATTGGATGGCCCGACGCTTAACGCCGCCTTGCATACCCTGGAAGAGTTCGCCATCGCCTTCGACACCTTCAGCGATGGCCGCCGCGTCCTCTTTGTTCCACGTGAAACATTGGAAAATCTGCGGCGCGATGCCACCAGGACGCGCGTGGAGGTTGGCCTGCGCGCCTGCGACGAACCAGGCGCTGTTGTGCCCGCCAACCCTTCTTTTCTGTGGGATCTGGCAATGTTCGTCGCCTGCATCCACCAGCAAGAAATCGAACTGACGCGCTCCGATGCCCTGCATAAGCGTGTCGCCACGAAGCTGCTGCCGAGGCTCGGCGGGCCACGCGCCCAGAACCCCGATGAAGCGCAGGCGCTGGGCTATCTCGAAATGCTCAAGCAGGAAGCCCGCGAGCTTGGGTTGGTGGCCGTCGTGCCGCTGGCCGAAAAGGCCGCCGAGCCGACGAAACCGGCCAGAGGACGGGCCAAAGCCAACGGCGCCAGCGAAGAAGCCAAAGGCCGCCTGGCGCCAGGGCCAAAGCTGGATGCCTGGGCGCAGTACGATCTGGCGGGCCAGGCGCGCAAACTCTTTCGCCGCTGGCTGACTGACCGCTGGTGGGTTGACCAGCTTGGCGCGGGCTATCGCGGCTGGCTCTCGCACTATATAGATGTCGGCGCGGCGCGCGTGGCCGTCCAGAAGGCGCTGTGCGCCTGCGAGCCGGGCGTCTGGTACACCCTGGCCTCGCTGCGCGACACCATTCAGGGCGACGACCCCTTTGTGCTGCGTCCGGTACAGCGTTTCGCCGGGGAGGCTGGCTTCAAGCTGGCCGATCAACTCCGCGCGCGCTGGGAACAGACCGACGGCGAAGTGATCGCGGGCATCGTGCGCTCGTCGCTGGCCGAGATGGGTCTGGTGGCCCTGGGCTATCAGCGCGAAACCCCGCCAGGGCCAAACGAAGCCGTCAACCCTGACGCCTTCATGCTCACCGACCTTGGCGCAGCGGCGCTGGGCTTCGGCACGCTCTCGCCGGAGCAGAGCGAGACGCCTGCGGAGTTCCCCGCCGTCAACGGCAGCAATCCCGCCTGCGCCCCCAACGGTTTGCTGACCAACTGTTCATCACAGCCGCTCATCGTCCAGCCCAACTTTGAGGTGCTGGTCATGGAACCGTGTATGCCCGTCCTCTATCACCTGCCGCGCTACGCCGTGACGGAGCGCATCGGGCGCGTCAGCCGCTTCACCCTCACCCGCGAGGCGCTGCTGCGCGGGCTTGCCGCTGGCCTCTCGTTGGAAAATATTCTGTCCTCCCTGGAGCAGCAGAGCCAGAAGGGCCTGCCGCAGAACATCGCCTATACCCTGCGCGATTGGGCGCGGCAGTACAAAGAGGCGCGTGTCAATCAGGTCATCTTGCTGGAGATGGGCGACGAGGCGCTGGCGAACGAACTGGCGAACTCAGGCAAGCTGGCCGCGCTGGGCCTGCGGCGGCTTGGCCCCTGCGCGCTGGCCGCCCCTGGCGAGACGAACCTGCGTGACCTGCACCGGGCGCTCAAGAAACTGGGTGTGGCCGTCAAGTTTGGCGGCGGCCTCCAGGAACCCGACGACCCCGACGAGCGCCCGACGCCCTCCGCGCGCAAACGCAGCGCCGTCAGCGCCCGGCGCTAGCTTTCCGGCGGCGCTTGCCGGATTTGGACCAGCCTGCCAGCCGCAGCAGCAACGCTCGTTTCATCGGACGACCAGGCCAGGCAGCATCTGCTCTTGCCTGAAATTGTACGCATCCCATCTGAGCAATAAGCGAGCTGCCCACGAATGTTCGTGAGCAGCTTCGTTGTCAATCCAGGCAGAACTTCTGCGCCTGCTTGGAATGGCTAGGCTTGCGCTACCTGGGCAAGAAACGCCTCAAGGTTGGTAGTCTGCATAGCGACCCCTTCTGCCGCGTTGGCCGGGCTGACTTGCCCGTTCTGAAGACGGAAGCGGCCCGATGGGCCTCCTGTCACAAAGAACAGGGGGGCCTCGTTCTGTTTGAGGAACAAGACCGCCTGTTCCTTGACCTGGAAGAGGGGATCATCGTCTATTATGTAGGTGGTCTCCTTGATGACTCCTCCTCCCTGATGGAGCAGGAAGGTCGGGCTGGTCAGCAGACCCTTCTTGTCAAGCACCAGCCGGTCTATTTGCACGACAAAGTCGGTCGTAACCGACCCCCGGTTCATGGTGCTTTCCTTCGCCTGGAGAATGGTCGCCACCACGATGGCATCGCTATTCGCCTTGAGATCATGCAGGTTATGATAGAGGACTACCCAACTGGCCTCCACATGCACGACCTGATGGCTAGGAGTGGCGGTCCGGCTAGGAGCAGCGGTCTCGCTGGCACAGCCGGTCATTGCCAGCAGCACCAGCATACAGGCGGCTATCACATATCGCATCGGTTGCTCCTTTCCTCACGCTAGTAGCGCGAATTGATGCCGTTAATTTCGTCACTGGTCGGAGCGTGGATGCCATTGAGGGTGGGGTTCATCAGGTAAGGACCGGAATGGTGAGCAAGACCAGCGACGTGTCCCAACTCATGAGCGGCTGCGCCCTGGATGATGTCAGGGCTAAAGCTGTCCTTGTTCGTGTAGTAGTAGTTCAGTTCGGTGAGAGCGCCGTTGTAGGGGGTGCAGGACGGACAGGGCCAGTTATAGGTCTGCCCAACATAATTTGTGTTGGCATCGTACCAATCATCGGCAGCGATGGTATAGTCTGTTCCCTTATCGTAGTAGATCAGGGCTGGCGACTGCGTCCAGACATACCGCGCATCATCCCATCCCTGGATGTCTTTGCTGGTCATGCCTGGCTCATAAGTAACCTTCAAGTGCAGGCAGCAGACTCCTGGGCCTGGTCCAACCCACTGCCCGCCTAGCCAGTTGTAGCGGCTGGTTGCATGGGCTGTCTGGGGCTGGCCTAAACTCACCAAGCCCAGACACAGTAGCGCGATGAGCAGCAACAACCCCCGACTTCGAGTAAGCATGCGTTCCTTTCTTTCCATAGTTACCAAGCGGCAGGGACGGCATCTTAACAATGAATGTGCCAGAAGACAATTGTCGAGCCAGAAATCGATGAGGCATTGGGGCGTTGACTCCGCCTTCCGGCTCTGCTATAGTGATTTCCGCCAGGTTATTTCATGGAAACAAGTATACAGCCAAGAGGATCAAAAAGTAAGCTGTCTGAGGCAAGGTTGCCTCTGGCAAGGTTGCCTCAGACAGACGCAAGGAGGACCAGACATGGAAGACAGCCCCTGGAGCGACTTTGGGCAATGGTTACAGCGAACACGTAGGCGGCAAGGATTATCACAGGAGCGGCTGGCGGAACTGATGGGCTGCACCCAGAATTACATCTGGCGTCTGGAAAAGGGAAAGCGACACCCCAGCAAAGCGTTCCTGCGGCTGTTGCGGCATGAGATGCCGCTCACCCCGGCAGAGGCAGCGCGGCTGGATGAGTTCATCCAGATGGTTCAGTATCAGTGCGATGGCTTCGAGAGAGAGAGAGAGAGAGAATAAGCCGGTCTCCGCTGGGGCGCTATGTGTTGGCCTCGGCGGCGCGCACCTGATACATGTCATAAATCATAGGAGCCAGGACCAGCAGCACAACGTAGCCAACCAGCCACCCCCAATGCCGTTTGATCGCCAGGTGTATCAGGCCAACCAGCCACCACGCCACAGCCGGTACCAGCAGGATAGCGCCGATAACATGCGCTGAAAACAGCACACTGGGAGTAAGCACGATCAGATAGCCTCCATACAAGAAGATCAGCACTGCAATGGTTGAATACGCCAGCGCCAGGTACCTCATGGAATCCCTCCTTTGTTGTCGCCAAAAGCTGCTGTGTGAATCAGTATCGGATAGGGCCATCCGTAATACTACGTCGGCTTCAGCGTCAGCTTCCCATCCGCCGCCGCCTCAATCTGGTCGCGCTCGTAGAGCAGCGGATAGTGCTTGACCGCCAGCCACGTCTCGATCATATCGGCGTAGTGCGGGCTGCCAGGATGCCCCGATTGCCCGGTGGGATAGCCGAAGAGGCCCGACCGCGTATCGGCCAGATCGATAATCTGCCGGAAGGACGGCGACCAGTTGGACGCCGCGTAGGGCTTGCCCGGCGCGAACGCCATCTGGCAGACCGTATCGGTATCGCCGCTCACCGGGAACGGCCCGCGATTAAAGAGCCGGTGCAGCGGCTTCACCTGCCCCAGCGGATGCCCGAAGGTGATGCCATGCAGCCTGCCCCACTGCCAGCCCGCCATCTGCCTGCCCAGCTTGCCGCGCAGTTCATCCAGCGCCCCCTCGAAGGACGCCTGCATCGCCTCCTGCCAGTTCTTCGGCCCTCTGGGCAGGGCGCTCTCGGCAAACCAGCGGGTATCGCCTTCGTTGAGCAGATCGATCAGCAGCGGCGTGCTGCGCCCCGCGTACATATTGGACGGCGAAAGGACGCTCAGCCCCTTGCCCACATAGTCTTCGGCCAGTTCCTCGCCCAGCACCGAGCCAAAGGTCACTTTCAGCATCCGCAGCAAGAAGACCTCGTAGATCGCTGCCGCCGCGCTCTCTTTATCCAGCGCAAAGTTCCACGAGCGCAGCAGCCCCAATGCCTGGCGCTGCGTCTCATTGCGCGGCTCCAGTTTCAGCAGGTGGGGGACAATCTGCGAGGCCGGGATAGAAAAGAAATCGCCTTGAATCGCCGCCATATCTGCCGGAGTCAGCCGCTCTCCCTCGTTGAGCAGATCGGTGATGCGCCGCGCGCGGTAGCCGCTGAAATACTCGTGCGTAATGAAATGGGGGAAGTCATCGCCTACGATGCGATTATTCGCCGTCACAATCTGATGGCTCGGCGGGTTATACGCCTGGGGCAGTTCCTCGAAGGGTATTGTACCCGCCCACTCGTATTCGCCCGTCCAGCCCGGCACAGGCAGCAAGCCCTGGCCTTTGGCGCGCACCGGCACGCGCCCAGCCATATAATAGCCGATATTGCCGTCCACATCGGCATAGACGAAGTTCTGCGCCGGAGCGTCCCAGTGACGCAGCGCGGCGGTAAACTCCTCCCAATTGCCCGCGCGATTGATGCCCAGCACCGCTTCGGCAGTGGTCGCCGGGGCATGGCTGGTCCAGCGCAGCGCCATCGGCTGGCCGCCTGGCTCCATGCCGGTGATGATCGGCCCATGCCGCGTCATCACCACCTCTTCAACCTCCGGCTCCACGCGGCCCTTCACACGAATCTCCTCGCGGATAACCTTCGCTTCTTCCCACGCGCCCTGATAGTCGTATTGCCGGGGGTTCTCAGGGTTGAATCGCTCCAAATAGAGGTCTTGCGTATCGGGTCCAGCGTTGGTGACGCCCCAGGCGATGCGCCGGTTGCGTCCGATAATCACGCCGGGCAGCCCCGGCAGCGTGGCCCCGATCACATCCAGCCCTGGCGTATTCAGATGGCAGTGATGCCAGATGCCGGGCATCTGCGCCGCCAGGTGCGGGTCATTGGCGAGCATCGGCTTGCCGCTCAGGGTGCGCGTGCCATCCACCACCCAGTTATTGCTGCCATGTGTCGGGCTGAGGATGCCCACCAGTTCTTTCATCTGCCGGTATTGATCCAAAAGCGGCGTATGCAAGCCCTCATAGGTTGCGCCAGGCGGCACAATCAGCGGATCGCCGCGCCCATAGAGCGGCTCGATACGCGCAGCGCGCTCCGGCCCAAGCCGGGAAACAAACTTCGCTCGCAGTAGTTCAGATTCCCAGTTGCCCGCCAGACTCCAGGCCATCATCTTGCCCCAGGAGAGTGAATCAACGACGGACCAGGGTTCCGGCTTCAGCCGCAAAAGAACCATCTCCAGCGGCAGGCGGCCCGTGTGTCGCTCGATGAAGGCATTCACACCCGCGCTGT
This region includes:
- a CDS encoding helix-turn-helix transcriptional regulator encodes the protein MEDSPWSDFGQWLQRTRRRQGLSQERLAELMGCTQNYIWRLEKGKRHPSKAFLRLLRHEMPLTPAEAARLDEFIQMVQYQCDGFERERERE
- a CDS encoding 4-hydroxy-3-methylbut-2-enyl diphosphate reductase, with the translated sequence MEVVKVSPRGYCYGVVDAMQIARNAAKDASLPRPLYIIGLIVHNRFAVDELTRLGIVSLDGPDRAAILEQVQTGTVIFTAHGVSPEVQERASARGLHCIDATCPDVAKTHELVKRLVAEGYRIIYIGKKGHPEPEGVIGEAPDAVHLVETEEDLAALQLSEEQTRKLALSTQTTLSQWDTQRLIEAVRARWPHVVVHNDICMATQQRQEAVAAQAKGADLTIVVGDPRSNNTNRLVQVSEDIAGTPAVRIERLEDLRPEWLVGKKRIAITAGASTPSQITREVIRYVEQFGEQEKGTHYAKPGGNPGKS
- a CDS encoding helicase-associated domain-containing protein, which gives rise to MQSLGGILASRDVEELRAIAALWGLTPPRDVGMGSVNRLESGIRDTISARFVWEHLDETERTVLYAILGPSARNWRPLDQLPEQTGLEAPQARATLDKLKRRRLALEELAKVQGAELYGQRAVYFGYTFNRPANQPIESKQIVYIPTEIATVLYTTGREIFSPQGGRAQKTLDEILMPYRQGDLDQIGRRYGLVVQSYSSRNDVRQAMAANLCQADAVRYALARLEPGLRSLYEKLIAHDGCLYMRDVRRLTGLDGPTLNAALHTLEEFAIAFDTFSDGRRVLFVPRETLENLRRDATRTRVEVGLRACDEPGAVVPANPSFLWDLAMFVACIHQQEIELTRSDALHKRVATKLLPRLGGPRAQNPDEAQALGYLEMLKQEARELGLVAVVPLAEKAAEPTKPARGRAKANGASEEAKGRLAPGPKLDAWAQYDLAGQARKLFRRWLTDRWWVDQLGAGYRGWLSHYIDVGAARVAVQKALCACEPGVWYTLASLRDTIQGDDPFVLRPVQRFAGEAGFKLADQLRARWEQTDGEVIAGIVRSSLAEMGLVALGYQRETPPGPNEAVNPDAFMLTDLGAAALGFGTLSPEQSETPAEFPAVNGSNPACAPNGLLTNCSSQPLIVQPNFEVLVMEPCMPVLYHLPRYAVTERIGRVSRFTLTREALLRGLAAGLSLENILSSLEQQSQKGLPQNIAYTLRDWARQYKEARVNQVILLEMGDEALANELANSGKLAALGLRRLGPCALAAPGETNLRDLHRALKKLGVAVKFGGGLQEPDDPDERPTPSARKRSAVSARR
- a CDS encoding penicillin acylase family protein → MASLWRNALALGTGVVGLVSGVTYVMLRRPLPKIRGEERLPGLTSEVEVIRDGLGVPHLFANTLEDLYFAQGYVHAQDRLWQMELNRRTAAGRLSEIFGEIALEADRFIRRIGLRRAAEQDAPLLSEESRRLSDAYSAGVNAFIERHTGRLPLEMVLLRLKPEPWSVVDSLSWGKMMAWSLAGNWESELLRAKFVSRLGPERAARIEPLYGRGDPLIVPPGATYEGLHTPLLDQYRQMKELVGILSPTHGSNNWVVDGTRTLSGKPMLANDPHLAAQMPGIWHHCHLNTPGLDVIGATLPGLPGVIIGRNRRIAWGVTNAGPDTQDLYLERFNPENPRQYDYQGAWEEAKVIREEIRVKGRVEPEVEEVVMTRHGPIITGMEPGGQPMALRWTSHAPATTAEAVLGINRAGNWEEFTAALRHWDAPAQNFVYADVDGNIGYYMAGRVPVRAKGQGLLPVPGWTGEYEWAGTIPFEELPQAYNPPSHQIVTANNRIVGDDFPHFITHEYFSGYRARRITDLLNEGERLTPADMAAIQGDFFSIPASQIVPHLLKLEPRNETQRQALGLLRSWNFALDKESAAAAIYEVFLLRMLKVTFGSVLGEELAEDYVGKGLSVLSPSNMYAGRSTPLLIDLLNEGDTRWFAESALPRGPKNWQEAMQASFEGALDELRGKLGRQMAGWQWGRLHGITFGHPLGQVKPLHRLFNRGPFPVSGDTDTVCQMAFAPGKPYAASNWSPSFRQIIDLADTRSGLFGYPTGQSGHPGSPHYADMIETWLAVKHYPLLYERDQIEAAADGKLTLKPT